The Nitrospinota bacterium region TGGTCACCGGCCCCACCGGATCGGGCAAATCGACCACGCTGGCGGCAATCGTCGATTACGCCAACAAGGTGCGCAAGGATCACATCCTGACCATTGAAGACCCAATAGAATTCGTCCACACGCCGCAGGGGTGCCTCATCAACCACCGCGAAATCGGCCGCGACACCAAAAGTTTCTCCGCCGCCCTGCGCGGCGCGTTGCGCGAAGACCCGGACATCATCCTCGTCGGCGAAATGCGTGACCTGGAAACCATCGCGCTGGCGCTGGAAGCGGCCGCCACCGGCCACTTGGTCTTCGGCACGCTCCACACGCCGTCGGCCGGCAAAACCATCGACCGCATCATCGACGTGTTCCCCAGCAGCCAGCAGGGGCAGATACGCACCACGCTGTCGGAAGCGCTGAAAGGGGTGGTGGCCCAAAACCTTTTCAAGCGCATCGATAAAAAGGGGCGCTGCGCCGCGCTGGAAATACTGGTGGTCACCCCGGCCATCTCGAACATGATCCGCGAAGCAAAGACCTTCCAGATCCCCTCCATGATCCAAACCGGGAAAAAATTCGGGATGCAGTCGCTGGACGACGCCATCCTGGGGCATGTGCAGAAGGGGTGGATCAGCCCGGAAGAGGCGTACGCCAAGTGCATCGAAAAAGCGCGGTTCCTGCCGTTCCTCAAAGAGCCGCCCGACGATTTCGGTTGATCCGCGGTTCGCGGGAACTGTTTTCCGATGCGTCGGCGGATGCTGCCGGGGCGGGAATTGCGCGGGAACCGGCGGCGGGAAGGCGATAGTTCCACCTCTAAATTGATATGGCAAGGTTATTGTCGCGCCGCCTCAAAAATCTTATCCACAGCATCTGTGGATAAGTTGTGGAGAAAAACCGCCACCAAAGAATTGGGCCATAAAATAGGCCCATTTTTACTCTTTGCCTAAGTCGTAACCAATAAGTACGGCGTATGTTTACAATGCGTTACCGGGAAGCTGCCAAAAACAAAGGAGTTGCGAACTGCGGTA contains the following coding sequences:
- a CDS encoding type IV pilus twitching motility protein PilT, producing the protein MAKIDAFFKLMNDQGASDLHLASGNQPIVRINGEMERIKYKLLGNDELKSMLYEIAPEEKVKLFEETGDIDFGYEIPGLARYRANFFMQKNGIAAVFRQIPQKILTAEDLGLPEVCKKFALLGKGMVLVTGPTGSGKSTTLAAIVDYANKVRKDHILTIEDPIEFVHTPQGCLINHREIGRDTKSFSAALRGALREDPDIILVGEMRDLETIALALEAAATGHLVFGTLHTPSAGKTIDRIIDVFPSSQQGQIRTTLSEALKGVVAQNLFKRIDKKGRCAALEILVVTPAISNMIREAKTFQIPSMIQTGKKFGMQSLDDAILGHVQKGWISPEEAYAKCIEKARFLPFLKEPPDDFG